The following are encoded in a window of Phoenix dactylifera cultivar Barhee BC4 unplaced genomic scaffold, palm_55x_up_171113_PBpolish2nd_filt_p 000381F, whole genome shotgun sequence genomic DNA:
- the LOC103717262 gene encoding histone deacetylase HDT2-like isoform X1, translating into MEFWGVEVKPGETVKCDPGQDKYLHLSQASLGELKKDKGNENVPIFVKLNDKKLVLGTLSAEKSAQISYDLVFEKEFELSHSSKNTSVFFCGYKTVVADDDEIDDFQDSDSDSEEDVQLGEKVNGKTEVKDEQAKPTTGKAGIAKADPSAAKPKVRIEEHNKADKQKDQKVDEDDEDDEEDESEDEDESEEGSDDDEHMAEAEDDSDDESSDEEDEATPQKTESGKKRLAGSASKTPAPEKKAKLVSPFGSQKTGGDAKKGGHIATPHPAKHAGKTPAKRDKAKQQSPKSAGSVSCKSCNRTFNSEHALQAHSKAKHGAAK; encoded by the exons GTGTGGAAGTTAAGCCTGGAGAGACTGTTAAGTGTGATCCTGGACAAGATAAATATTTGCATCTTTCCCAG GCATCGCTGGGGGAACTGAAGAAGGACAAAGGAAACGAAAATGTACCCATTTTTGTGAAACTCAATGATAAAAAATTAGTCCTTGGAACTCTCTCTGCAGAGAAATCTGCTCAAATTTCATATGATTTAGTATTTGAGAAGGAATTTGAATTATCTCACAGCTCCAAGAATACAAGTGTCTTTTTCTGTGGCTACAAGACTGTTGTTGCAGATGATGATGA AATTGATGACTTTCAAG ATAGTGACTCTGATTCTGAAGAGGATGTTCAACTAGGAGAGAAGGTGAATG GCAAAACTGAGGTTAAGGATGAACAGGCGAAACCTACAACTGGAAAGGCTGGCATCGCTAAGGCAGATCCTTCAGCTGCTAAGCCCAAGGTTAGGATAGAGGAACATAATAAGGCTGATAAACAGAAGGATCAGAAGGTGGATGAGGATGATGAAGACGATGAGGAAGATGAATCTGAAGATGAGGATGAGTCTGAAGAAGgttctgatgatgatgag CACATGGCTGAAGCAGAGGATGACAGTGATGATGAAAGTTCTGATGAGGAAGATGAAGCTACCCCTCAGAAG ACTGAAAGTGGTAAGAAGAGACTGGCGGGGTCTGCTTCAAAAACACCTGCTCCAGAGAAGAAGGCAAAGTTAGTATCCCCATTTGGTAGTCAGAAAACAG GTGGTGATGCCAAGAAAGGTGGCCATATTGCGACCCCTCACCCTGCCAAACATGCTGGGAAGACACCTGCAAAGAGGGACAAGGCTAAGCAGCAGAGCCCCAAATCCGCCGGTTCAGTTAGCTGCAAGTCATGCAACAG AACGTTTAACAGTGAGCATGCTCTTCAGGCTCATTCAAAAGCCAAGCATGGCGCTGCCAAGTGA
- the LOC103717262 gene encoding histone deacetylase HDT2-like isoform X2, producing the protein MEFWGVEVKPGETVKCDPGQDKYLHLSQASLGELKKDKGNENVPIFVKLNDKKLVLGTLSAEKSAQISYDLVFEKEFELSHSSKNTSVFFCGYKTVVADDDEIDDFQDSDSDSEEDVQLGEKVNGKTEVKDEQAKPTTGKAGIAKADPSAAKPKVRIEEHNKADKQKDQKVDEDDEDDEEDESEDEDESEEGSDDDEHMAEAEDDSDDESSDEEDEATPQKTESGKKRLAGSASKTPAPEKKAKLVSPFGSQKTGGDAKKGGHIATPHPAKHAGKTPAKRDKAKQQSPKSAGSVSCKSCNRYLT; encoded by the exons GTGTGGAAGTTAAGCCTGGAGAGACTGTTAAGTGTGATCCTGGACAAGATAAATATTTGCATCTTTCCCAG GCATCGCTGGGGGAACTGAAGAAGGACAAAGGAAACGAAAATGTACCCATTTTTGTGAAACTCAATGATAAAAAATTAGTCCTTGGAACTCTCTCTGCAGAGAAATCTGCTCAAATTTCATATGATTTAGTATTTGAGAAGGAATTTGAATTATCTCACAGCTCCAAGAATACAAGTGTCTTTTTCTGTGGCTACAAGACTGTTGTTGCAGATGATGATGA AATTGATGACTTTCAAG ATAGTGACTCTGATTCTGAAGAGGATGTTCAACTAGGAGAGAAGGTGAATG GCAAAACTGAGGTTAAGGATGAACAGGCGAAACCTACAACTGGAAAGGCTGGCATCGCTAAGGCAGATCCTTCAGCTGCTAAGCCCAAGGTTAGGATAGAGGAACATAATAAGGCTGATAAACAGAAGGATCAGAAGGTGGATGAGGATGATGAAGACGATGAGGAAGATGAATCTGAAGATGAGGATGAGTCTGAAGAAGgttctgatgatgatgag CACATGGCTGAAGCAGAGGATGACAGTGATGATGAAAGTTCTGATGAGGAAGATGAAGCTACCCCTCAGAAG ACTGAAAGTGGTAAGAAGAGACTGGCGGGGTCTGCTTCAAAAACACCTGCTCCAGAGAAGAAGGCAAAGTTAGTATCCCCATTTGGTAGTCAGAAAACAG GTGGTGATGCCAAGAAAGGTGGCCATATTGCGACCCCTCACCCTGCCAAACATGCTGGGAAGACACCTGCAAAGAGGGACAAGGCTAAGCAGCAGAGCCCCAAATCCGCCGGTTCAGTTAGCTGCAAGTCATGCAACAG GTATCTCACATAA